One stretch of Thermanaerosceptrum fracticalcis DNA includes these proteins:
- a CDS encoding LemA family protein, whose translation MKKWLIPVAIIVVLGMMMISGYNSLVSLEENVNGKWSQVENQLQRRADLIPNLVETVKGFAAQEKEIFTQVAEARAKLAGAQTVGQAAQADQALTGALGRLLAIAENYPQLKSDANFRALQDELAGTENRIAVARKDYNEAVQVYNARIKRFPTNIYAGIFGFDAKEYFRAAEDAKAVPKVNFGK comes from the coding sequence ATGAAGAAATGGTTAATTCCCGTAGCGATTATTGTTGTTTTAGGGATGATGATGATTTCCGGATATAATAGTTTGGTTAGCTTGGAGGAGAATGTTAACGGCAAATGGAGCCAGGTGGAAAACCAACTTCAGCGCCGTGCCGATTTGATTCCCAATCTGGTAGAGACGGTGAAGGGCTTTGCCGCTCAGGAAAAGGAGATTTTTACACAGGTAGCCGAAGCAAGGGCTAAACTGGCCGGTGCCCAGACTGTTGGACAGGCCGCCCAGGCCGATCAGGCGCTGACAGGCGCTTTGGGAAGGTTGTTAGCCATTGCCGAAAACTATCCCCAATTAAAATCTGATGCCAATTTCCGGGCTTTACAGGATGAACTGGCCGGTACGGAGAACCGGATAGCCGTAGCCCGTAAAGACTATAACGAAGCAGTACAGGTGTATAATGCCAGGATTAAACGTTTTCCTACCAATATCTATGCCGGTATTTTCGGCTTTGACGCCAAAGAATACTTTAGAGCTGCCGAGGACGCTAAAGCCGTGCCCAAGGTTAACTTTGGCAAATAA
- a CDS encoding lysophospholipid acyltransferase family protein has protein sequence MLKSLLYFLGILPYRIRVKIVRFLTKKLIDYYADLKITGLENIPEETVIFVCNHLSNADGIIFRDILAHRHVVFMAGVKLQGEYLTNLVLETIDHISIHPNQPDRKALKEAIEASRGGKDIFIFPEGTRSRTGKMIEGRSGVLLIAKQAGVPLVPVGIWGSEKLLPIQSGKMDQEWFQKAQVNVVFGQPFTLTELDEEKAIESLMKRIARLLPEDYRGIYL, from the coding sequence TTGCTAAAGTCACTCCTCTACTTTCTGGGAATTTTGCCTTACCGCATACGAGTAAAAATCGTGCGCTTTCTAACTAAAAAATTAATAGACTATTATGCCGACCTCAAGATAACGGGTCTGGAAAATATACCGGAAGAAACTGTCATTTTTGTCTGTAACCATCTCTCTAATGCCGATGGTATTATTTTTCGCGATATCCTGGCTCACCGGCATGTGGTTTTTATGGCAGGAGTCAAACTGCAGGGCGAATACCTGACTAACCTGGTTTTAGAGACGATAGACCATATTTCCATTCACCCTAATCAACCGGACCGCAAGGCCTTAAAAGAAGCTATTGAGGCTTCCCGGGGAGGTAAGGACATCTTTATCTTCCCTGAAGGTACACGAAGCCGAACCGGAAAGATGATTGAAGGACGTTCAGGGGTTTTGTTGATTGCTAAGCAGGCGGGAGTACCCCTGGTTCCCGTTGGTATCTGGGGGTCAGAAAAACTTCTCCCTATCCAAAGCGGCAAAATGGACCAGGAATGGTTCCAAAAAGCTCAAGTGAACGTTGTCTTTGGCCAGCCCTTTACCTTAACAGAACTGGATGAGGAAAAAGCGATTGAAAGTCTCATGAAAAGAATTGCCCGGCTGCTGCCGGAAGACTACCGGGGGATATACTTATAG
- the mobA gene encoding molybdenum cofactor guanylyltransferase encodes MTVQVTGIVLAGGKSTRMNFNKALLPCGPVTMLEKIVDELRKSCTQVIIVAGKNEYDFRDCLVIPDIYPDGGPLGGIYAGLRASRTEYNFCMACDMPRFKGELVKILALRAPGYQVVVPQVRGCYEPLLALYHQSCLSVIEEVLKAGQRKITAIYPYLKVNAVTHEEIAEKLGESEYFLNINTPEDWESYRGSSF; translated from the coding sequence ATGACTGTGCAGGTAACGGGAATTGTCCTGGCAGGGGGCAAAAGTACACGTATGAACTTTAACAAAGCTTTGCTTCCCTGTGGCCCGGTGACAATGCTGGAAAAGATAGTGGATGAACTGCGTAAATCATGCACCCAGGTAATTATTGTTGCCGGGAAGAATGAATATGACTTCAGGGACTGCCTGGTAATTCCGGACATCTACCCGGATGGAGGGCCTTTGGGGGGAATATATGCCGGTTTACGGGCCTCCAGGACTGAATACAATTTTTGTATGGCCTGTGATATGCCCCGCTTTAAAGGGGAACTGGTCAAGATTCTGGCCCTGAGGGCACCGGGGTATCAGGTGGTGGTACCTCAGGTGAGAGGTTGTTATGAACCGCTGCTGGCCCTCTATCATCAGAGTTGCCTCAGTGTAATTGAAGAGGTCCTCAAAGCAGGCCAGCGCAAGATTACGGCCATTTATCCTTATTTGAAAGTTAACGCCGTCACCCATGAAGAGATAGCGGAAAAACTGGGGGAAAGTGAATATTTTTTAAATATTAATACACCTGAAGATTGGGAGTCCTATCGAGGTTCATCCTTTTAA
- a CDS encoding DMT family transporter, which translates to MQSKLGIVFTLLSALGYGSTAVIVINAYKAGATPWQVLLAQSTTSLGFILLLLFLRWKRVLELKENLPLLCSIGIFGYTSMAICYTLALQYLPGSLATLIFFTYPIFVALGARWFYGEKFTRSKTIALYLAIAGVVLTCQVFETGFGLFRGAGVILCLAAAAGATVLTLLSERLVRNNDPLDLALAEHFAAALALTLFIVFGRLAEWRDITSTVWLLGLLLTIITSLLPTFFALKGIAYLGATKASIVAVAEIPITLFLVFIFLQEQLTGAQWLGSSLIMGSVFILRKK; encoded by the coding sequence ATGCAAAGCAAATTGGGTATTGTGTTTACACTTCTTTCTGCCTTGGGATACGGTTCTACGGCCGTAATTGTCATCAATGCCTATAAAGCAGGAGCTACACCGTGGCAAGTACTCTTAGCCCAGAGTACTACCAGTTTGGGTTTTATCCTCCTTCTTCTTTTCTTGCGCTGGAAAAGGGTATTAGAATTAAAAGAGAATTTGCCGTTGTTATGTTCCATCGGTATCTTCGGCTACACCTCCATGGCTATTTGTTATACCCTGGCTTTACAATACTTACCAGGCAGTCTTGCTACTTTAATCTTTTTTACTTATCCCATTTTTGTGGCTCTGGGCGCCAGGTGGTTTTATGGGGAGAAATTTACCAGGTCTAAAACCATAGCCTTATATCTAGCCATAGCGGGGGTAGTCCTTACCTGCCAGGTATTTGAAACAGGCTTCGGCTTATTCCGGGGAGCAGGGGTGATTCTTTGTTTGGCTGCTGCGGCAGGTGCTACTGTTTTAACACTTTTAAGCGAAAGGCTTGTCCGGAACAATGACCCTTTAGATCTTGCTTTAGCAGAGCATTTTGCAGCTGCACTGGCTTTAACCTTGTTTATCGTCTTTGGTAGGTTAGCGGAGTGGAGGGATATTACTTCTACTGTATGGCTGCTGGGTCTTTTATTAACCATCATAACATCATTACTGCCAACTTTTTTTGCTTTAAAGGGGATAGCTTATCTGGGGGCCACTAAAGCATCTATCGTAGCAGTTGCAGAGATTCCCATCACTTTGTTCCTGGTTTTTATATTTCTTCAAGAACAGCTTACCGGGGCTCAGTGGCTGGGAAGCAGTTTAATCATGGGCAGTGTCTTTATATTGAGGAAAAAATAG
- a CDS encoding iron-sulfur cluster biosynthesis family protein yields the protein MKLSVTEEAKKQLQDQLKENENPYIRVLVKGYGUGGPRLGLALDEPKEDDAHFQVDKLNFIVEKHLAKSWPEVRIDYRDSWMGKGFVVYAGSGACC from the coding sequence ATGAAGTTGTCTGTTACAGAAGAGGCTAAAAAACAGTTGCAAGATCAGCTTAAAGAGAACGAGAATCCCTATATACGGGTGCTTGTTAAAGGTTATGGTTGAGGTGGCCCCCGTTTGGGATTGGCTCTGGATGAGCCTAAAGAAGACGATGCCCACTTCCAGGTTGACAAGCTTAATTTTATTGTGGAGAAACACCTGGCTAAAAGCTGGCCGGAAGTACGCATTGATTACCGCGATTCCTGGATGGGTAAGGGTTTTGTGGTTTATGCCGGTAGTGGTGCATGCTGCTAA
- the ilvD gene encoding dihydroxy-acid dehydratase encodes MGSSLIKEGATKAPHRSLLKALGITDGEMKRPFIGIVNSQNDFVPGHQHLREIGEAVKAGVRNAGGVPFEFSVIAVCDGIAMNHPGMKYSLASRELIADSIETMVMAHPVDALVFIPNCDKVVPGMLMAAARLNLPSIFVSGGPMQSGKFQGKRIALSDIFEAVGQYSKGTMTESELKEMEDCTCPGCGSCAGMYTANSMNCLTEALGMGLPGNGTILAVTAARRRLAKEAGEKIMAILEQDLRPRDILTKAAFTNALRTDMALGCSTNTVLHLTAIAHEAGIKLDLEQIDQISRTTPQLCKLSPAGPSFIEDLAEAGGIMGVMKELARGGLIDGTVKTVSGVSLEEVLKVTRNETGGVIRTIENPYRAEGGIAILKGNLAPDGAVVKQGAVIEEMMVYQGPARIFNSEEEATEAILNGGIKSGDVIVIRYEGPKGGPGMREMLTPTSALAGMGLDSSVALITDGRFSGASRGASIGHVSPEAAAGGVIALVEEGDMIRINIPERSLELLVDEGELLQRKEKWAGPPQKGLTGYLARYARMVSSADKGAVISPA; translated from the coding sequence GTGGGCAGCAGTCTAATTAAGGAAGGGGCTACCAAGGCGCCCCACCGTTCATTGCTAAAAGCCCTGGGCATTACCGATGGGGAAATGAAGAGGCCTTTTATCGGCATCGTCAATTCACAAAATGACTTTGTACCGGGACACCAGCACTTGCGGGAGATTGGCGAGGCTGTAAAAGCCGGTGTGCGTAATGCGGGCGGAGTTCCCTTTGAGTTCTCCGTTATTGCCGTATGCGATGGTATTGCCATGAACCATCCCGGCATGAAATATTCTTTAGCCAGCCGGGAACTTATTGCCGATTCCATCGAAACCATGGTGATGGCCCATCCTGTAGATGCCTTGGTTTTCATACCTAATTGTGACAAAGTGGTTCCAGGGATGCTGATGGCGGCAGCCAGATTGAATCTACCCAGCATTTTTGTAAGTGGCGGGCCTATGCAATCGGGAAAATTTCAAGGCAAGCGCATTGCCCTCAGCGATATTTTCGAGGCGGTAGGACAGTATAGCAAAGGGACCATGACTGAAAGTGAATTAAAAGAGATGGAAGACTGTACATGTCCCGGCTGTGGCTCCTGTGCCGGCATGTATACGGCCAACTCCATGAACTGTTTAACCGAGGCTTTGGGTATGGGATTACCGGGAAATGGTACTATTCTTGCCGTTACCGCGGCCCGCAGGCGTTTAGCCAAGGAGGCGGGGGAAAAGATCATGGCCATCCTGGAACAGGATTTAAGACCGCGCGACATCCTGACCAAGGCGGCATTTACTAATGCTCTGCGTACAGATATGGCATTAGGCTGCTCCACCAATACCGTCCTGCACCTTACGGCCATTGCCCATGAGGCAGGGATTAAGCTGGACCTGGAACAGATAGATCAAATCAGTCGCACCACCCCACAATTGTGTAAACTTAGCCCTGCAGGTCCCAGTTTTATCGAGGACCTGGCAGAAGCAGGCGGCATTATGGGAGTGATGAAGGAATTGGCCAGGGGTGGGCTCATTGACGGGACGGTGAAAACTGTGTCCGGGGTCAGCCTGGAAGAAGTATTAAAGGTAACCCGTAACGAAACAGGAGGAGTTATTCGCACCATAGAAAATCCCTATCGTGCCGAGGGAGGGATTGCTATCTTGAAAGGTAACCTGGCCCCTGACGGTGCAGTCGTTAAACAGGGGGCAGTCATCGAAGAGATGATGGTCTACCAGGGACCTGCCCGCATTTTTAACAGTGAGGAAGAAGCGACGGAAGCCATTTTAAACGGAGGCATCAAATCTGGGGATGTTATTGTGATCCGTTACGAAGGGCCCAAAGGTGGCCCCGGCATGCGGGAAATGCTTACTCCAACGTCTGCCCTGGCGGGTATGGGTTTGGATTCTTCCGTGGCCCTAATTACTGATGGTAGATTTTCCGGCGCCTCCCGTGGGGCCTCCATAGGCCATGTTTCACCGGAGGCGGCAGCAGGGGGGGTGATTGCCCTGGTTGAAGAGGGCGACATGATTCGTATTAATATTCCCGAACGGAGCCTGGAATTATTAGTTGATGAGGGAGAGTTATTACAGCGTAAAGAGAAGTGGGCTGGACCTCCCCAAAAAGGCCTCACGGGTTATTTAGCCCGTTACGCCCGCATGGTCAGTTCAGCCGATAAAGGAGCTGTAATCTCTCCGGCATGA
- a CDS encoding TPM domain-containing protein, translating into MKRLTLLVLVLLSLIVWSLPAWPANPPIPSPGSNFYVLDKANILSEGTERTIIQTSAELERKTKAQVVVVTVNTLEGYSPEEYALAILRQWGIGDKQLNNGVLLLVALQDRVSRIEVGYGLEGALPDGKTGRIQDEYMIPYFQKGEFDTGILNGYLALVQETAKEYQVNLEIKNPQKVRSTQRESAPLPGWAKTAGIIFLLLLLWLDYRFMNGFFLSLILSMLMRGGGRGGGGGGFGGGGGSGGGGGSSRRW; encoded by the coding sequence ATGAAAAGATTAACCCTTCTGGTTTTGGTTTTACTCAGCCTTATAGTCTGGTCTCTTCCCGCCTGGCCGGCTAACCCGCCTATTCCCAGTCCCGGTAGTAATTTCTATGTACTGGATAAAGCCAACATCTTGAGTGAGGGCACGGAACGAACCATTATACAAACCTCTGCTGAGCTGGAGCGGAAGACTAAGGCCCAGGTCGTTGTTGTTACTGTCAACACATTAGAGGGCTATTCTCCGGAGGAGTATGCTCTGGCTATCCTCAGGCAGTGGGGAATCGGGGACAAGCAGTTGAATAACGGCGTTCTTTTACTGGTGGCTCTCCAGGATCGAGTATCCAGGATAGAAGTGGGCTATGGGCTGGAAGGCGCTCTGCCTGACGGTAAGACCGGTCGTATTCAGGACGAGTATATGATCCCTTATTTTCAAAAAGGGGAATTTGATACGGGTATTTTAAACGGGTATTTGGCTCTGGTTCAGGAAACGGCCAAAGAATACCAGGTGAATCTTGAAATCAAAAATCCTCAGAAAGTACGCAGCACCCAACGGGAAAGTGCGCCTCTGCCGGGCTGGGCTAAAACCGCCGGTATTATCTTCTTATTACTCCTCTTGTGGCTTGATTACCGTTTTATGAACGGCTTCTTCCTCAGCCTAATCCTTAGCATGCTCATGCGCGGCGGAGGAAGAGGCGGTGGAGGCGGTGGCTTTGGCGGGGGTGGAGGTTCCGGCGGAGGAGGAGGCAGCTCCAGGCGCTGGTAA
- a CDS encoding lactate utilization protein encodes MTTPKEWHRETLGKKVVEALKKNHFAAEYLPDKEAVRQRILELIPTGASVGIGGTVTIRDELNITDDLKKRGHKLFIHNLPHLSPEENAALRRQQLTADCFLASTNALTLDGELVNVDGVGNRVAAMIYGPQKVIVVAGINKVVENVDSALKRIELWAAPMNNKRIGLPNPCTTTGVCMDCQGATRICNVTTIIRKKPSQTDMTVLVVGEELGY; translated from the coding sequence ATGACAACACCTAAGGAGTGGCACCGGGAGACGCTGGGGAAAAAGGTTGTAGAGGCATTGAAAAAGAATCATTTTGCTGCGGAATATCTACCTGACAAAGAAGCAGTCCGTCAAAGAATTCTGGAGTTGATTCCTACGGGAGCAAGCGTAGGTATCGGTGGCACGGTCACTATACGAGATGAGCTCAATATCACGGATGACCTGAAAAAAAGGGGTCATAAGCTTTTTATTCACAATTTACCGCACTTAAGTCCGGAGGAGAATGCAGCCCTTCGCCGACAGCAGTTGACAGCTGATTGCTTTCTAGCGAGCACCAATGCTTTAACCTTAGATGGTGAGCTGGTAAATGTGGATGGTGTAGGGAACCGGGTGGCTGCCATGATTTATGGTCCCCAAAAAGTGATTGTTGTGGCAGGGATTAACAAAGTGGTGGAAAACGTGGATAGCGCCCTGAAGAGAATCGAGTTATGGGCGGCGCCTATGAATAATAAACGTATTGGCTTGCCTAATCCCTGTACAACAACCGGTGTATGCATGGATTGTCAGGGGGCTACGAGGATTTGTAATGTAACAACTATTATTCGGAAAAAACCCAGTCAAACGGATATGACAGTTCTGGTAGTTGGTGAGGAATTAGGATACTAA
- a CDS encoding DUF378 domain-containing protein, whose translation MDTIALLLVIIGALNWGLIGLFNFDLVAALFGGQTSLLSRIVYSLVGLAGLYSITFLLGNRVGNRIGNRDRR comes from the coding sequence ATGGATACCATAGCTTTATTGTTGGTAATCATCGGCGCTTTAAACTGGGGACTCATTGGTCTATTTAATTTTGACCTGGTGGCAGCCCTGTTTGGAGGTCAGACTTCTTTGCTCAGCAGGATTGTTTACTCCCTGGTGGGCTTAGCAGGACTTTATTCTATTACTTTCCTCCTGGGCAACCGTGTGGGTAACCGTATTGGCAATCGTGACCGCAGATAA